The following proteins are co-located in the Halarcobacter sp. genome:
- a CDS encoding HlyD family type I secretion periplasmic adaptor subunit codes for MSNKLLFEEKKWNYYVSVIPIMLFFIAFISWATFSEVDEVVRGSGKVVPSGQTKILQNLEGGIVSDIRVKEGDTVKKGQIIYTLSNEFFKADLKSKEIDLLAFKASAIRLEASIDEKEEISFPDELKEKIPDIIENEKKIFFEDLKNKKTKINITKDQLKQKEYKLKEAETKFENLSLELNLAQTNMQILESLYKKKVVSKKEYIGELSKKQNIVTKLSETRNSIPIIKEEIQEAQKKIQSVKSEIKTKYLEKYSSLKAEINKLIEKNKANTDRELRKHIASPVNGIINKLYFHTIGGIVKSGDKVAEITPLDDSLTIEARVATSSRAQIWAGQKVSVEITAYDFSKYGLLDGKLISISPDSFEDRNGNIYYLVKVKVDSNQFAPELPILPGMIANVNILTGKKTILQYIIKPLKDISNNALGEK; via the coding sequence ATGAGCAATAAATTATTATTTGAAGAAAAGAAATGGAACTATTATGTTTCAGTTATACCTATTATGCTATTTTTTATTGCATTTATTTCATGGGCTACATTTAGTGAAGTTGATGAAGTAGTAAGAGGAAGTGGTAAAGTTGTTCCTTCAGGTCAAACAAAAATTTTACAAAATTTAGAGGGTGGAATCGTATCTGATATAAGAGTAAAAGAGGGTGATACTGTTAAAAAAGGTCAAATAATTTATACTCTTTCAAATGAGTTTTTTAAAGCAGATTTAAAATCAAAAGAGATTGATTTATTAGCATTTAAAGCTTCTGCTATAAGATTAGAAGCCTCAATTGATGAAAAAGAAGAGATTAGTTTTCCTGATGAATTAAAAGAAAAAATACCAGATATAATTGAAAATGAGAAAAAAATATTCTTTGAAGATTTAAAAAACAAAAAAACAAAAATAAATATAACAAAAGACCAACTAAAACAAAAAGAATATAAATTAAAAGAAGCAGAAACCAAATTTGAGAATTTGAGTTTAGAACTTAATCTAGCTCAAACAAATATGCAAATTTTGGAATCTTTATATAAGAAAAAAGTTGTATCAAAAAAAGAGTATATTGGGGAACTTTCTAAGAAACAAAATATAGTAACAAAACTCTCAGAAACAAGAAATAGCATACCTATCATAAAAGAAGAGATACAAGAGGCTCAAAAGAAGATTCAAAGTGTTAAATCAGAGATTAAAACTAAATATTTAGAAAAGTACTCAAGTTTAAAAGCAGAGATAAATAAACTTATAGAGAAAAATAAAGCAAATACAGATAGAGAGCTTAGAAAACATATAGCTTCTCCTGTAAATGGTATTATTAATAAACTATATTTTCACACCATAGGTGGTATAGTGAAATCTGGTGATAAAGTTGCTGAAATAACACCACTAGATGATTCTTTAACAATAGAGGCTAGAGTGGCTACTAGCAGTAGAGCACAAATTTGGGCTGGTCAAAAAGTTTCAGTAGAAATCACGGCGTATGATTTTTCTAAATATGGTTTATTAGATGGTAAATTAATCTCTATTTCTCCTGATTCTTTTGAAGATAGAAATGGTAATATTTATTATTTAGTAAAAGTTAAAGTAGATAGTAATCAGTTTGCACCTGAATTACCAATTTTACCAGGTATGATTGCTAATGTAAATATATTAACTGGTAAGAAAACAATACTTCAATATATTATTAAACCACTAAAAGATATCAGTAATAATGCTTTAGGAGAGAAATAA